In Mercurialis annua linkage group LG5, ddMerAnnu1.2, whole genome shotgun sequence, a single genomic region encodes these proteins:
- the LOC126682900 gene encoding binding partner of ACD11 1-like: MSVTTVKVSNVSLGATERDLKEFFSFSGDIVYVEVQRDNEKSQIAYVTFNDKQGAETAVLLSGATIIDLPVTVTLDPDYELPPAAFAPSATQNKTPGGAESALRKAEDVVTSMLAKGYILGKDAVNKAKTLDEKHQLTSTASAKVVSLDKKIGFTDKISAGTTIVGDKVREVDQKFQVSEKTKTAYAAAEQKVSSAGSAIMNNRYVFTGATWVTGAFNKVAKAAGEVGQKAKEKVGMAEDEQKRKIVDDFAQVHLSESPKAAESEHLPSKPAPVQGLIL; the protein is encoded by the exons ATGTCG GTAACAACTGTTAAAGTAAGCAATGTTTCTTTAGGAGCAACTGAACGAGACCTCAAGgagttcttttctttttcgGGTGATATTGTATATGTTGAGGTGCAGAG GGATAATGAGAAATCTCAAATTGCATATGTTACATTCAATGATAAACAGGGTGCAGAAACAGCTGTTCTTCTTTCG GGAGCAACAATAATAGATCTGCCAGTTACTGTTACTCTGGATCCAGATTACGAGCTGCCGCCTGCAGCTTTTGCACCTTCA GCAACACAAAATAAAACTCCTGGTGGTGCTGAATCTGCCCTCCGGAAGGCGGAGGACGTAGTTACTAGCATGCTTGCTAAGGGCTATATCTTAGGCAAAGATGCAGTCAACAAAGCAAAGACTCTTGATGAAAAGCACCAACTAACTTCAACAGCCTCAGCCAAAGTTGTTTCTCTTGATAAAAAAATAGGGTTCACCGACAAAATTAGCGCTGGCACAACTATTGTGGGCGACAAAGTCAGGGAAGTGGATCAGAAATTTCAGGTTTCCGAGAAAACTAAAACAGCATATGCAGCTGCTGAGCAAAAAGTCAGCAGTGCAGGATCTGCTATTATGAATAACCGATACGTTTTCACTGGGGCTACTTGGGTAACAGGTGCTTTCAACAAAGTTGCAAAGGCAGCCGGGGAAGTTGGTCAGAAGGCAAAAGAAAAGGTCGGAATGGCTGAAGACGAgcagaaaagaaaaattgttgACGACTTCGCCCAGGTTCACCTATCCGAGTCACCAAAAGCTGCTGAAAGTGAGCACCTACCTTCAAAACCTGCACCCGTTCAAGGTTTGATCCTTTGA